GGGCGTCGGCGGAGATGTCGGTCACCAGCACCGGCTCGTCGATCTGCACCCACTGCGCGCCGGCGTCGGCCAGCTTGCCCAGCAGCTCGGCGTAGATGTCGGTCAGCTCCTCGAGGCGGGCGATCGGTGCGTCCGCACCGTCGACGGCCTTACTCAGCAGCAGGAACGTGACCGGCCCGATGATCACCGGCCGGGCCACGTTTCCGCCGAAGCCCTGCTCCTGGGCTTCGGCGAGCTCGGAGAGCACCTTGGCCGGGTTCAGCGTGAACTTCGTGTCCGGGCCGATCTCGGGAACGATGTAGTGGTAGTTGGTGTCGAACCACTTCGTCATCTCCAGCGGGGCGATGTCCTTGTTGCCCCGGGCTGCGGCGAAGTAACGGTCCAGCTCATCGGCGACGCCGGCCACCCGCGCCGGGAGTGCGCCCAGCAATACCGCGGTGTCGAGCATCTGGTCGTAGTAGGAGAACGTGTTCACCGGTACCGAGTCGAGCCCGGCGGCGGCCAGCTGGGCCCAGGTGTCGCGGCGCAGGCCGGCGGCCACCTTCTTCAGTTCGTCCTGGCCGATCCGGCCGGCCCAGTAGCTTTCGGTGGCGCGCTTGAGTTCGCGGCGCGGCCCGATACGAGGTGAGCCGAGAACGGTGGCGGTAAAGGCTTGAACGGTCACGATTTGATCCTTCAATTGACGAGGGTGGGTCAACGCCAGCAGTCGCCCAGCTGATCCGGTCCCGTGCCTATATATAAAGCACTATAACCCTCAAAACCAGACGCCTATTCCGCGAGGCGTTGATCCGCCGGGCGCGGCGCGCCCAGCACAACGGGCAGGTATTCGGACTCGCAGGCGCGCACCGAGGTGCTCCTAATGGCCGTCGCTTCCCAGTCCGTGGGCGAGCCCGTGACCAGTGCTTATGACGGCGGTCGTTCCTGCATACCGCTGCGGGACAGTCCCGGATTCTCACCGGGTTCCCTCTTGCGCTCCATGGAAAACTGCGTAAACCGTGGTGCGCTCGATGCCGAGGCCGCCTGGCGGCGACAACGGCAAACCAGTTGCGTGATCGAGATTACTCGGCTCGACCGGCCGCGAGTGCCTCCGGGATCGGGGTCTGGCCGTCGTTGAACTCGATGGTGCGACCGACGGTCGACGTGTCGGCCAGGCACGCCGCGATCACCTGTGCGACGTTGCCGCGGGAGACCTGCCCCTTGCCGGTATCGGGGCCAACAGCGATCCGGCCGGTCGCCGGATCCAGGGTGAGCCGGCTCGGGCCCAGCACCGTCCAGTCCAGATCGGTGGCACGCAGATGGGCGTCGGCGGCGGCTTTGGCCTGCGCGTACGGAAAGAACGGATCGTCGTCGGGAACTCCGTGATCGGGACCCGCGCCGAAGTAGGACACCATCACGAATCGCCGCGCGCCGGCTTTTGCGGCGGCGTCGATGCTGCGAATGGCGGCGTCGCGGTCGACGGCGTAGGTGCGTGCCGGGTTGCCGCCGCCGGCGCCGGCGGAGAACACCACCGCATCGTGGTCGGCCACGAGTCGCGCCAGGGCGTCAGTGTCGAGCTGCTCGATGTCGGCCACCACCGGAACCGCACCAGTGACCGCGACCTCCTCGGCGTGGTCGGGGTTGCGGAACACCGAACTGACCTGGTTGGCCGCTATGGGCGAGGATGCGGGCGAGCAGCAGGGCAATCTTGCCGTGGCCGCCGATGATCGCGATGCGTGCCATGGATTCGACGGTACGCGGAAGCCTGGAGTGACCCCCGTTGACGCCGGCCGAGCGCGCCGGTCGACAATCGAGGCAACAAGACCCGAACGAACTGAAACGAATTAAGGAGCACCCATGGCTGAAGCCGTCATCGTCGAAGCGGTGCGCGCGCCTGTCGGCAAGCGCAACGGCGGACTGTCCGGGGTACACCCGGCCGAGCTGTCCGCCCAGGTGCTCAACGGGCTGGTCAACCGGGCCGGCGTGGACCCGGCGCTGGTCGACGACGTGATCTGGGGTTGTGTCATGCAGGCCGGTGAGCAGGCCTTGGACATCGGCCGCACGGCGGTGCTGAGTGCGGGATGGCCGGAGAGCGTGCCCGCGGTGACCGTGGACCGCCAGTGTGGATCCAGCCAGCAGTCGGTGCACTTCGCCGCCGCCGGTGTGATCGCCGGACACTACGACGTCGTGGTCGCCGGTGGCGTCGAGTCGATGTCGCGTACCCCGATGGGTTCCTCGCTGGCTAACGGCGGCCGGCCGTACGGGGATTCCTTCAAGGCGCGCTACAGCCAGACCCCGAACCAGGGCATCGGTGCCGAGATGATGGCCACCCAGTGGGGGTTGAGCCGTACCGCGCTCGACGAGTTCGCGCTGGCGTCGCACGAAAAGGCCGGTGCCGCACAGGATGCCGGCGCCTTCAAGGACGAGATCGTCTCGATCACCGACTCCGAAGGCAACGTCGTCAGCGAGGACGAGGGCATCCGCCGCGGTACTACGCTGGAGAAGATGGCCCAGCTCAAGCCCGCCTTCAAAGAGGACGGCGTGATCCACGCCGGTAACTCCAGCCAGATTTCCGACGGCTCGGCGGCGCTGCTGTTCATGTCGGCGGCTAAGGCACGTGAACTGGGCCTGACCCCGCTGGCTCGGGTGCACACCGCGACGCTGGCCGGCTCTGACCCGGTGATGATGCTGTCCGGCCCGATCCCGGCGACTCAGAAGGCGCTGCAGCGCTCGGGTCTGAGTGTCGACGACATCGGCGTGTTCGAGGTCAACGAGGCGTTCGCCCCCGTGCCGATGGCCTGGCTGGCCGAGATCGGTGCCGACCCGAAGAAGCTCAACCCCAACGGCGGGGCGATCGCGCTGGGCCACCCGCTCGGCGGATCCGGCGCCCGGATCATGACCACCATGCTTTACCACATGCGCGCCAACGGAATTCGCTACGGTTTGCAGACCATGTGCGAAGGCGGCGGCCAGGCCAACGCCACCATCCTGGAGCTGCTGTGAGTGAAGGGGCCGTTCTGGTAGAACGGCTTGGACAGCTGGGCAACGTCCTATTGATCACGATCAACCGGCCCGAGGCCCGTAACGCGATCAACGGCGCCGTCAGTGCCGGCATCGGCGACGCCTTGGCGCAGGCTCAAGACGACGACGAAGTGCGCGCGGTAGTGCTCACCGGCGCCGGCGACAAGTCGTTCAGTGCCGGAGCCGACCTCAAGGCGATCGCCAACCGGGAGAACATCTACCACCCGGAGCACCCGGAGTGGGGTTTCGCCGGCTTCGTGCAGCACTTCATCGACAAGCCCGTCATCGCGGCGGTCAACGGCACAGCACTGGGCGGCGGCACCGAGATCGCGTTGGCCAGCGACCTGGTGATCGCCGAGCAGCGCGCCCAGTTCGGGTTGCCCGAGGTCAAGCGTGGCTTGATCGCCGGTGCCGGCGGGGTGTTCCGCATCGTCGACCAGTTGCCCCGCAAGATCGCGCTGGAACTGCTCTACACCGGGGAGTCCATCTCGGCGGCCGACGCGGCCCGCTGGGGACTGGTCAACCGGGTGGTCGAGGACGGCGGGGCACTGGAGGCAGCCCTGGAACTGGCCGAACGGATCACCGGCAACGCGCCGTTGTCGGTGCGGGCCAGCAAGCGGATCGCCTACGGCGTCGATGACGGCGCCATCCCCGGCGAAGTGGACGGTTGGGCCCGCACCGGCCGGGAATTCTCCGCGGTGCTGCGGTCCGAGGACGCCAAGGAGGGACCCCGGGCGTTCGCCGAGAAGCGCGCACCAGTGTGGAAGGCGCGTTGAGCGGCGTGCCCGAGCCGCTTCTCATCTCCATCCGCGGGCGCGCCCCGCAGCTACACCCGGAGGCCTGGGTGGCGCCCAACGCCAGCCTGATCGGCCAGGTCAGCCTGGCCGCCCGGGCCAGCGTCTGGTACTCGGCGACACTGCGTGCCGAGGTCGAACCGATCGAGATCGGCATCGACACCAACATCCAGGACGGCGTGACCGTCCACGTCGACAAGGAGTTCCCCTGTCGAGTGGGGGCGCACGTCAGCGTCGGGCACAACGCGGTGCTGCACGGCTGCACCATTGAGGACGACTGCCTGATCGGGATGGGAGCGATCGTCCTCAATGGCGCCGTCGTGGGGGAGGGCTCGCTGGTCGCGGCCGGTGCCGTCATCCCGCAGGGGATGGTGGTGCCGCCGCGGTCACTGGTGTCGGGGGTGCCGGGACGGGTGCGGCGCGACCTGAGCGAGGCCGAGGTCCGCAACAATCGGCACAACGCCGCGGCCTACCGGCGACTGATCGAAGTCCATCGAGCGAACTAACGCATTTGGGCCACCGGCCGCCGTTCGGCCGCTACGTTTTAGGGACGTTGCTTAACCCGCCGCTGATGGGACGTCCTCCTATGACCCAGATCAGTCCAACCCGCCCCGGCCTGCTGCGTGAGATCACCGACATCATGACCAGGGTCGCCCTGCCCTATCACGAGCCACGGGCAGTGGTGCAACGGCGGCGCGCCGTCGTCGGAGTGGTCGTGGTGATCGGCGCCGCGGTACTGGCCGCCATGCACAGCAAGCTTCCAGGCGACGCGGCGTTCTACTGGCTGTCGCTGGTCTTGGCCGTGGTGTGGACGGTGGGGGCGGTGGTAGCCGGACCGCTGCACCTGGGGGTGTTGCGGTTCCGCGGACGCAACGAGCGGCCGGTGTTCACCGGAACCGGCGTCGGCCTGGTGCTCGGCGGGGTGTTCCTACTGGGCGGGCTTGCCGTGCAAGACATTCCGCCACTGGCCGACCAGGTGGTCGCCATCTTGGCCTACACCACCGAAGTCTCCTGGCGGCTGGTGGTGCTGATCGCTCTGGTCAACGCGATCGCCGAGGAGTTGTTCTTCCGCGGCGCACTGTTCAGTGCGTTCGGTCGCCGCTCCCCGCTGGTGTTCTCCACCCTGCTCTACGTCGCGGCGATGATGGCCGCGGGCAACCTCATGGTGGGGGTGGCCGCGCTGGTGCTCGGTACCGTCTGCGCCCTCGAGCGGCGCGCTACCGGTGGGGTGCTGGCTCCGGTGCTGACCCACCTGGTGTGGGGGCTGGTGATGGTGCTGGCGCTGCCCCCAATCTTCGGGATGTAGGCGCCCTCAACCTTTACGAGTCGGTGAAATTGGGGGAGCGCCGCTCCTGAAACGCACGAGCGCCTTCGCGGAAGTCGTGGGCGTTCAACAGGATTGACTGCCCCACGTATTCGCGGTCCAGGGTGGCATCCAGCTCGGTCAGCGTCGCGGTGTTGATGGCGTGCTTGGTCTTCGCGTACGCCGCGGCGGGCCCGGCCAG
The window above is part of the Mycolicibacter sp. MU0102 genome. Proteins encoded here:
- a CDS encoding thiolase family protein, which encodes MAEAVIVEAVRAPVGKRNGGLSGVHPAELSAQVLNGLVNRAGVDPALVDDVIWGCVMQAGEQALDIGRTAVLSAGWPESVPAVTVDRQCGSSQQSVHFAAAGVIAGHYDVVVAGGVESMSRTPMGSSLANGGRPYGDSFKARYSQTPNQGIGAEMMATQWGLSRTALDEFALASHEKAGAAQDAGAFKDEIVSITDSEGNVVSEDEGIRRGTTLEKMAQLKPAFKEDGVIHAGNSSQISDGSAALLFMSAAKARELGLTPLARVHTATLAGSDPVMMLSGPIPATQKALQRSGLSVDDIGVFEVNEAFAPVPMAWLAEIGADPKKLNPNGGAIALGHPLGGSGARIMTTMLYHMRANGIRYGLQTMCEGGGQANATILELL
- a CDS encoding crotonase/enoyl-CoA hydratase family protein, with amino-acid sequence MSEGAVLVERLGQLGNVLLITINRPEARNAINGAVSAGIGDALAQAQDDDEVRAVVLTGAGDKSFSAGADLKAIANRENIYHPEHPEWGFAGFVQHFIDKPVIAAVNGTALGGGTEIALASDLVIAEQRAQFGLPEVKRGLIAGAGGVFRIVDQLPRKIALELLYTGESISAADAARWGLVNRVVEDGGALEAALELAERITGNAPLSVRASKRIAYGVDDGAIPGEVDGWARTGREFSAVLRSEDAKEGPRAFAEKRAPVWKAR
- a CDS encoding gamma carbonic anhydrase family protein encodes the protein MPEPLLISIRGRAPQLHPEAWVAPNASLIGQVSLAARASVWYSATLRAEVEPIEIGIDTNIQDGVTVHVDKEFPCRVGAHVSVGHNAVLHGCTIEDDCLIGMGAIVLNGAVVGEGSLVAAGAVIPQGMVVPPRSLVSGVPGRVRRDLSEAEVRNNRHNAAAYRRLIEVHRAN
- a CDS encoding CPBP family intramembrane glutamic endopeptidase, producing the protein MTQISPTRPGLLREITDIMTRVALPYHEPRAVVQRRRAVVGVVVVIGAAVLAAMHSKLPGDAAFYWLSLVLAVVWTVGAVVAGPLHLGVLRFRGRNERPVFTGTGVGLVLGGVFLLGGLAVQDIPPLADQVVAILAYTTEVSWRLVVLIALVNAIAEELFFRGALFSAFGRRSPLVFSTLLYVAAMMAAGNLMVGVAALVLGTVCALERRATGGVLAPVLTHLVWGLVMVLALPPIFGM